Proteins encoded within one genomic window of Halocatena marina:
- a CDS encoding CNNM domain-containing protein yields the protein MDPFEITIRLIAGILLILTNGFFVAIEFALTRARQFSKEEFTEESPALQRAWEMTQNLEIYLTTCQVGITASSIAVGIVAEPALAAIFEPLFENTALAAIGSGAIIGFLIINLLHLTHGEQTPTYLGVERAQMVCRYGATPLYWFNWLISPLITLGDSVAKWTLKLFGIEMTGAWLETEEGVIESRADLRNRLSSVLEQGELSAERRDEVMNALQIGEQTIREIMLPADDIIALSTEADASENVRRMEASTHTRYPLVGPELTDFHGIVYSPIFVRYREELASGTIDFVEIAAPPMTLSPDTDVSDAIDQFQTENQELALVIEDGEAIGLVTVTDLLEAVMGDIEDPLDKGQITD from the coding sequence ATGGACCCATTTGAAATCACAATTCGCCTCATCGCTGGTATCTTGTTGATCCTGACAAACGGATTTTTCGTTGCGATCGAATTCGCGTTGACGCGTGCCCGTCAGTTCAGCAAAGAAGAATTCACTGAAGAGAGCCCCGCGCTACAGCGTGCGTGGGAGATGACACAAAACTTAGAGATATATTTAACCACCTGTCAAGTGGGGATTACAGCGTCGAGTATCGCAGTCGGAATCGTCGCCGAGCCGGCATTAGCCGCCATTTTCGAACCACTTTTCGAGAATACGGCATTAGCCGCGATCGGTTCAGGTGCAATTATCGGATTTCTGATCATCAATCTCCTTCATCTGACCCATGGTGAACAGACACCGACGTATCTCGGTGTTGAGCGCGCACAGATGGTCTGTCGATACGGAGCCACCCCGCTGTACTGGTTCAACTGGTTGATCTCTCCGCTGATCACACTCGGTGACTCGGTAGCAAAGTGGACACTCAAACTGTTCGGTATCGAGATGACAGGTGCGTGGCTCGAAACGGAGGAGGGAGTCATCGAATCACGAGCCGACCTCCGCAATCGACTCAGCTCAGTGCTCGAACAGGGTGAGCTATCAGCAGAACGCCGCGATGAAGTGATGAACGCGCTTCAGATCGGCGAACAAACGATTCGGGAGATAATGCTCCCTGCAGACGACATCATCGCGCTGTCGACCGAGGCGGACGCTTCTGAGAACGTCCGGCGGATGGAAGCGAGCACTCACACACGTTACCCACTCGTCGGTCCTGAACTCACGGACTTTCACGGGATTGTGTACTCTCCGATCTTCGTCAGATACCGAGAGGAGCTGGCGTCGGGAACCATCGATTTTGTCGAAATAGCCGCACCACCGATGACGCTCTCTCCCGATACAGACGTGAGTGATGCGATCGATCAGTTCCAAACCGAGAATCAGGAACTCGCACTCGTGATTGAGGACGGTGAGGCTATCGGACTAGTGACCGTGACCGACCTGTTAGAAGCTGTGATGGGCGATATCGAAGATCCGCTCGACAAAGGCCAGATCACTGATTAG
- a CDS encoding uroporphyrinogen-III synthase — protein MTAIAVFRPNDDRMTHAVSLLEELGVEPIADPMLAVEPTGAVPREDADYTILTSKTGVELAAESGWSGSGTICAIGDSTASSLDDHGYAADIVPDEFSSRGLVASLADRVDGTRIEVARSDHGSSLLTDGLANAGAYVHETVLYRLVRPPEAGVSSERIDAIDGALFTSSLTVEHFLDAAQERDSREAAIEGLNNAIVGAIGEPTQKTAEAAGIAVDAIPKRADFETLARTVVDDIEAQEKRQTRYDATPR, from the coding sequence ATGACCGCAATCGCTGTTTTTCGACCCAACGACGATCGAATGACCCACGCAGTCTCGCTCTTAGAGGAATTAGGCGTTGAACCGATCGCCGATCCGATGCTCGCAGTCGAACCAACTGGAGCTGTACCTCGGGAGGACGCTGACTACACGATACTAACGAGCAAAACTGGGGTCGAACTCGCTGCCGAATCAGGATGGAGCGGCTCCGGAACGATCTGCGCAATCGGTGATAGCACCGCTAGCAGTCTCGATGACCACGGGTACGCCGCGGATATCGTTCCTGACGAGTTCTCTTCACGTGGGCTGGTTGCATCACTCGCCGATCGAGTCGACGGTACGCGCATTGAGGTTGCCCGAAGCGATCACGGTTCATCACTGCTCACTGATGGATTAGCCAACGCTGGCGCATACGTACACGAGACGGTCCTCTACCGTCTCGTCAGACCGCCAGAAGCAGGTGTCTCAAGCGAACGGATCGACGCAATCGACGGCGCGTTGTTCACATCCTCGCTCACCGTCGAACACTTTCTCGATGCAGCACAAGAACGAGACTCTCGAGAGGCGGCGATTGAGGGACTAAACAATGCGATCGTCGGTGCGATTGGAGAGCCGACGCAGAAAACAGCCGAAGCAGCCGGCATCGCCGTTGACGCTATCCCCAAGCGAGCAGACTTTGAAACACTTGCCCGAACCGTCGTCGACGACATCGAAGCACAAGAGAAGAGACAAACACGATACGACGCGACGCCGCGATAG
- the cobA gene encoding uroporphyrinogen-III C-methyltransferase yields MTGTVYLVGSGPGDPDLMTVKARRLIEEADVILHDKLPGPAILDQLPADAREDVGKRAGGERTSQEHTNRRMVELAREGKSVVRLKGGDPFVFGRGGEEAEYLAAHDVPFEVVPGVTSAVAGPGVAGIPLTHREHTSSVSFVTGHEDPTKDESAVDWEALAATGGTIVVLMGVGKLPAYTQALLDAGLAADTPVALVERATWPDQRVACGTLETAVDVRDREEIEPPALTIIGTVAATRERVFDYLRNSTQEVHQ; encoded by the coding sequence ATGACTGGAACTGTCTATCTCGTTGGGAGCGGTCCTGGCGATCCCGACCTCATGACTGTGAAGGCAAGACGGCTCATCGAAGAAGCAGATGTAATCTTGCATGATAAACTCCCTGGCCCGGCGATACTCGATCAGCTCCCTGCGGACGCACGCGAGGATGTCGGAAAGCGAGCGGGTGGAGAGCGAACCTCCCAAGAGCACACGAATCGTCGGATGGTTGAACTCGCGCGTGAGGGAAAGTCGGTTGTCCGACTCAAAGGCGGTGACCCGTTCGTGTTCGGGCGAGGCGGTGAGGAGGCCGAGTATCTCGCTGCCCACGACGTCCCGTTTGAAGTCGTTCCTGGCGTCACCTCAGCCGTCGCAGGACCGGGTGTCGCCGGTATTCCACTCACACATCGGGAACACACATCGAGCGTGTCGTTCGTTACCGGTCACGAGGACCCGACGAAAGACGAATCGGCTGTCGACTGGGAGGCCCTTGCAGCAACTGGAGGAACGATCGTTGTCCTGATGGGTGTCGGAAAGTTGCCCGCCTACACGCAAGCACTGCTCGATGCCGGACTGGCAGCTGACACGCCGGTTGCCCTCGTCGAACGTGCGACGTGGCCTGACCAGCGCGTCGCCTGCGGAACGCTTGAAACCGCTGTCGACGTTCGCGACCGTGAAGAAATCGAACCGCCTGCCCTCACAATCATCGGCACGGTTGCTGCAACGCGTGAGCGCGTCTTCGATTATCTGAGAAATTCCACACAAGAGGTACACCAATGA
- the aglM gene encoding UDP-glucose 6-dehydrogenase AglM, giving the protein MDISIVGSGYVGTTIAACFADFGHTVTTIDIDEQVVDQLNHGTAPIHEPGLNELIDAYGGNRLQATTDYAAVRDTDVTFLALPTPSNADGSIDTSAIEASARTLGEALATKDSDHLVVVKSTVIPGTTEDVLYPLLNDAAGEETNQRIDVAMNPEFLSQGTAVTDFQTPDKVVFGTRTDSATELLTAVFEPLLAESEPALVDTGVREAEMIKYANNAFLATKISLINELGNLCKEYGVDAYEVAAAIGLDDRIGEQFLRSGVGWGGSCFPKDTRALIAAARDVNYEPSLLEATVEVNEKQPKRLLDLLKKHVDVSDRRIAVLGLAFKSGTDDIRGSRAKPTIERLQEHNADIVAYDPVATKHMQETFPDIDYAESAAAALNGAHGAVVVTDWDEFSALDEEFDQMADPVVVDGRRVITRKDDIIYEGITW; this is encoded by the coding sequence ATGGATATCAGTATCGTTGGGAGCGGCTACGTCGGCACGACAATTGCCGCGTGTTTTGCTGATTTTGGTCATACGGTGACGACCATCGATATCGACGAGCAGGTCGTCGACCAACTCAACCACGGGACTGCGCCGATCCACGAGCCTGGACTGAATGAGCTCATCGACGCGTACGGCGGCAACCGACTTCAGGCGACGACTGACTACGCTGCTGTTCGAGACACCGATGTGACGTTTCTCGCGCTGCCGACACCATCGAATGCTGATGGAAGCATCGACACGTCGGCAATTGAGGCGAGCGCACGCACGCTTGGTGAAGCACTCGCCACCAAGGACAGCGATCATCTGGTCGTCGTCAAGAGCACAGTGATTCCTGGAACAACTGAAGACGTGCTCTACCCACTCTTGAATGATGCGGCCGGCGAAGAGACCAACCAACGGATCGACGTGGCGATGAACCCCGAATTCCTCAGCCAGGGTACAGCTGTCACGGACTTTCAGACCCCCGATAAAGTGGTGTTCGGGACACGGACCGACAGCGCCACTGAACTGCTCACCGCCGTGTTCGAACCGCTGCTGGCAGAATCTGAACCGGCGCTGGTCGATACCGGTGTTCGGGAGGCAGAGATGATCAAATACGCGAACAACGCGTTTCTCGCCACGAAAATCAGCCTGATAAACGAACTTGGAAATCTCTGTAAAGAGTACGGTGTCGATGCCTACGAGGTCGCAGCCGCCATCGGCCTCGACGACCGAATCGGTGAACAGTTTCTGCGAAGCGGTGTGGGCTGGGGTGGCAGCTGTTTTCCAAAAGACACCCGTGCGCTCATTGCTGCAGCTCGCGATGTGAACTACGAACCGTCGTTGCTCGAAGCCACCGTTGAAGTGAACGAAAAACAGCCCAAGCGGCTGCTCGATTTGCTCAAAAAACACGTTGACGTATCGGATCGTCGGATCGCCGTTCTCGGACTGGCCTTCAAATCCGGAACAGACGACATCCGTGGTTCACGGGCAAAACCAACGATCGAGAGACTCCAAGAGCACAACGCAGACATCGTCGCATACGACCCCGTCGCAACCAAACACATGCAAGAGACGTTTCCAGACATCGACTACGCAGAATCAGCGGCGGCGGCACTCAACGGCGCACATGGGGCGGTTGTTGTCACTGATTGGGACGAGTTCAGCGCGCTCGACGAGGAATTCGATCAGATGGCAGATCCAGTCGTTGTCGACGGTCGGCGTGTTATCACGCGCAAGGATGACATCATCTACGAGGGAATCACCTGGTAG
- a CDS encoding DHH family phosphoesterase, which translates to MSVAPVPELEDCAAACAEHLHAARDVLLVSHIDADGLTSAAIAATALRRAEIPFETVFKKQLDTDEIAAVAATDHETVLFTDFGSGQLDIITDYAAGEFTPVVADHHQPADASTEFHLNPLLFGINGASELSGAGASYVLARALENGNTTETADNRDLASLAVVGAVGDMQATSGELIGANRAIVEEGVDAGVLTERVDLALYGRQTRPLPKLLEYSSDVFVPGISNSERGSVGFLSDLDLDLKRDGEWRTWVDLTDGERQTVASALVQRALERGVSPDKIDDLVGTTYTLPAESVGTELRDASEFSTLLNATARYDRADVGLAVCLGDRDEALDRARHLLRNHRRNLSEGLQWVTNEGVTREEHVQWFDAGTHIRETIVGIVAGMALGADDVDHACPIIAFASKNDDETKVSARATHGLVQQGLDLSQVMGEASSAVDGAGGGHDIAAGATIPVNRAREFIEHADRIVGEQIE; encoded by the coding sequence ATGAGTGTCGCGCCTGTTCCAGAACTCGAAGATTGCGCGGCTGCTTGCGCTGAGCATTTGCATGCGGCCCGCGATGTCCTACTCGTCTCGCATATCGATGCTGACGGACTCACAAGCGCAGCAATCGCTGCAACCGCTCTCAGACGGGCCGAAATTCCGTTCGAGACCGTTTTCAAGAAGCAACTCGACACCGACGAGATCGCCGCTGTCGCCGCGACCGATCACGAAACAGTGCTGTTCACCGACTTCGGGAGCGGTCAGCTCGATATTATCACCGACTACGCTGCGGGCGAATTCACCCCTGTCGTCGCTGATCATCACCAGCCCGCCGATGCGAGCACTGAATTCCACTTGAATCCGCTTCTGTTCGGTATCAACGGAGCAAGTGAGCTCTCTGGTGCTGGTGCGAGCTATGTCCTCGCTCGGGCGCTCGAAAACGGGAACACGACAGAAACGGCTGACAATCGTGATCTCGCTTCGCTCGCGGTCGTCGGTGCTGTCGGGGATATGCAGGCCACCAGCGGTGAACTCATCGGCGCGAATCGTGCAATCGTCGAAGAGGGAGTCGATGCTGGTGTCCTCACAGAACGCGTCGATCTCGCGCTGTACGGTCGTCAGACTCGGCCACTACCCAAGCTGCTCGAATATTCGAGTGACGTGTTCGTTCCAGGAATTTCTAACAGTGAGCGCGGAAGCGTCGGATTTCTCTCTGATCTCGATCTCGATCTGAAGCGCGATGGGGAGTGGCGGACGTGGGTCGATCTGACCGACGGGGAACGACAGACCGTCGCGAGTGCACTCGTTCAGCGAGCACTCGAACGCGGTGTCTCTCCAGACAAAATCGACGATCTTGTTGGAACGACGTATACACTACCGGCAGAATCGGTTGGAACCGAACTCCGGGACGCAAGTGAGTTTTCGACGTTGCTCAACGCGACGGCGCGCTACGATCGTGCGGATGTCGGGCTTGCCGTCTGTCTTGGAGATCGAGACGAGGCGCTCGATCGCGCACGCCACCTCCTGCGCAATCACCGTCGAAACCTTTCTGAAGGACTCCAGTGGGTCACGAACGAGGGTGTTACGCGTGAAGAGCACGTCCAGTGGTTCGACGCCGGGACCCACATCCGCGAGACGATCGTTGGCATCGTTGCGGGGATGGCCCTCGGTGCAGACGACGTCGATCACGCTTGTCCTATTATCGCGTTTGCATCGAAGAACGACGACGAAACAAAGGTGTCAGCCCGCGCTACGCACGGTCTCGTCCAGCAGGGTCTCGATCTCTCGCAGGTGATGGGAGAAGCAAGCAGCGCTGTCGATGGTGCGGGCGGTGGTCACGATATCGCTGCTGGGGCGACGATTCCTGTCAACCGAGCGCGCGAGTTTATTGAGCACGCAGATCGCATCGTCGGCGAACAGATCGAGTAG
- a CDS encoding NAD-dependent epimerase/dehydratase family protein gives MDGKRVLVTGGAGFIGSNLANHLAELNEVIAIDDLYLGTPENLDYSVEFHDASVLDDELPGTSDIDVLFHLAALSSRNMHEEHPQQGVRVNVEGFVNTVEQVREQCDTVVYASTSSIYGSRTEPSPEDMEVTARTGYEASKLAREKYAEYYSNHYGMTMAGLRFFSVYQGYGGAEEHKGEYANTIAQFADEIVNDRSPELFGDGSQTRDFTHIDDIVRGLEAAADHRLDGIYNLGTGERYDFNTVVELLNEELGTDIEPEYIETPFDDYVHDTLADSTKMKEATGWEPQIDFEEGIERVCAPYK, from the coding sequence ATGGATGGAAAGCGCGTTCTTGTTACGGGCGGTGCTGGGTTCATCGGATCGAACCTCGCAAACCACCTTGCGGAGCTAAATGAGGTCATCGCGATCGATGACCTGTATCTCGGTACGCCAGAAAACCTCGATTATTCTGTCGAGTTCCACGACGCGAGCGTCCTTGACGACGAACTTCCCGGTACCAGCGATATTGACGTCCTGTTTCACCTTGCTGCACTCTCCTCCCGGAACATGCACGAGGAGCACCCACAACAGGGAGTCCGCGTTAACGTTGAGGGGTTCGTGAACACAGTCGAGCAGGTTCGCGAGCAGTGTGACACGGTTGTTTACGCTTCGACGTCCTCAATTTACGGCAGTCGAACCGAACCCTCCCCAGAGGACATGGAAGTCACGGCACGCACAGGGTATGAAGCCTCGAAACTTGCCCGTGAGAAGTACGCGGAATACTACTCGAACCATTACGGGATGACGATGGCAGGACTTCGATTTTTCTCCGTCTATCAGGGCTACGGCGGCGCAGAAGAACACAAAGGCGAGTACGCAAACACGATCGCCCAATTCGCAGATGAGATCGTCAACGATCGCTCACCCGAATTATTCGGAGACGGCTCACAGACACGTGATTTCACCCACATCGATGACATCGTTCGCGGGCTCGAAGCTGCTGCCGACCACCGCCTAGACGGTATCTACAACCTCGGTACCGGCGAACGCTACGATTTCAACACAGTAGTCGAGTTGCTCAACGAGGAGCTTGGGACCGATATCGAACCGGAGTACATCGAAACACCGTTCGACGACTACGTTCACGATACACTCGCTGACAGCACGAAAATGAAGGAAGCGACCGGCTGGGAACCGCAGATCGACTTCGAGGAAGGCATCGAACGAGTCTGTGCGCCATATAAGTAG
- a CDS encoding alkaline phosphatase produces MHNRNDKSEDQVNRRAFLRDTTSLATAGGLASVLAERSLAQPVTTRSPAKSSVFDAEDESSGPVFPQSIASGGPTSEGVLLWTRIAPEKHHNGRPLALEVASDRSFENLVHRGVVDAAKITSENDYTVTVDLDGQLSPDSQYCYRFTYGDVRSRIGRCRTLPRPDATPESLSFAVLTCQDYQNGYYGAYSHVASEDVDFVVHLGDFIYESTAGQYKAPGSREYPDRELTLPSGHDLAHTVSDFRYLYNTYRSDPHLQRALEQHTMIAGWDDHEVANNRYWDYETDSPKLPPHSDGDDPEFATQVTAAGIQAWVEQMPARIEYNPETEDLHEQFVLQRSFQFGDLTTLVLTDERLYRDPPPEIGGGDDSGRTMLGSDQLDWFLERVDSSDATWNVWANEVLTMPLKIGMADFEFYLNKDAWSGYQREHAQIMNHLNDEGVENFITLTGDFHTAMAGYQQTGYDLFKNDEEVGVEFMTPAITSVNLAEVLPGIDALDWFEISELAVTTTNPHVEFFDSTEWGYSVVEFTPEDCTYTAYSVDKNMNTQDATKQRLKTLRVPEGRVEIETVDS; encoded by the coding sequence ATGCATAATCGGAACGACAAAAGTGAGGATCAGGTAAACCGTCGAGCGTTTCTCAGGGACACAACATCACTCGCTACCGCTGGCGGACTCGCTTCCGTGCTCGCCGAGCGGAGTCTCGCCCAACCGGTTACGACACGCTCACCAGCAAAATCGAGCGTTTTCGACGCCGAGGACGAGTCATCCGGACCAGTCTTTCCACAATCGATCGCAAGCGGTGGCCCGACATCCGAGGGTGTGCTTCTCTGGACGCGAATCGCCCCAGAGAAACACCACAACGGTCGACCACTAGCACTTGAGGTCGCCTCAGATCGATCGTTCGAAAATCTCGTCCACCGTGGCGTTGTCGACGCGGCCAAGATCACGTCAGAAAACGACTACACAGTAACCGTTGATCTCGACGGACAGCTCTCACCAGATAGTCAGTACTGTTATCGATTCACGTACGGGGACGTCCGGAGTCGGATCGGACGGTGTCGGACGCTCCCGCGACCGGACGCAACGCCGGAGAGTCTCTCGTTTGCTGTGTTGACCTGTCAAGATTATCAAAATGGATACTACGGGGCGTACAGTCACGTCGCAAGCGAAGACGTGGATTTCGTCGTGCACTTGGGTGATTTCATATACGAATCGACTGCCGGCCAGTACAAGGCACCCGGAAGTCGTGAGTATCCAGACCGCGAACTCACCCTCCCGAGCGGTCACGATTTGGCACATACTGTCTCTGATTTCCGATATCTATACAACACGTATCGTTCGGACCCGCATCTCCAGCGGGCACTCGAACAGCACACGATGATCGCTGGGTGGGACGACCACGAAGTTGCGAACAATCGCTACTGGGACTACGAGACGGACAGTCCGAAGCTCCCGCCGCACTCGGACGGTGACGATCCTGAATTTGCGACACAGGTCACTGCTGCAGGGATTCAGGCGTGGGTCGAGCAGATGCCTGCACGAATTGAATACAATCCAGAAACGGAAGATCTCCACGAGCAGTTCGTTCTCCAGCGGAGTTTCCAGTTCGGCGATCTCACAACACTCGTGCTTACCGACGAACGACTGTACCGCGACCCACCACCAGAGATCGGTGGCGGCGATGATTCGGGCCGTACGATGCTCGGGAGCGATCAGCTCGACTGGTTCCTCGAACGGGTCGACAGCTCGGATGCAACATGGAACGTCTGGGCGAACGAAGTCCTCACAATGCCACTCAAGATCGGTATGGCTGACTTCGAGTTCTACCTCAACAAAGACGCGTGGAGTGGCTACCAGCGCGAACACGCACAGATCATGAACCACCTGAACGATGAGGGAGTCGAGAATTTCATCACGCTGACGGGAGATTTCCACACCGCCATGGCCGGATACCAACAGACCGGCTACGATCTCTTCAAGAACGACGAGGAGGTTGGTGTCGAGTTCATGACACCGGCAATCACGAGCGTGAATCTCGCAGAGGTCCTTCCCGGAATCGATGCGCTCGACTGGTTCGAGATCAGCGAACTGGCCGTGACAACTACGAACCCTCATGTCGAGTTCTTCGACAGCACCGAATGGGGGTACTCGGTGGTCGAGTTCACTCCAGAGGACTGCACCTACACAGCGTACAGCGTTGATAAGAACATGAACACGCAGGATGCCACGAAACAGCGTCTGAAGACGCTTCGTGTCCCCGAAGGACGCGTCGAAATCGAAACGGTCGATTCGTAA
- the hemC gene encoding hydroxymethylbilane synthase produces MTTRTVRLATRGSSLALRQANEVKTALETRRRSVELVEVETKGDQIRDELIHRLGQTGAFVRSLDEQVMSGDLDGAVHSMKDMPTEIPDELIVAGVPERTRPNDVLLTPNGLTLDNLPNEAVVGTSSLRRTAQLLARRPDLTVKPLRGNVDTRVKKLLAPSLQREHERRLEETDTDNEDGESDSENAGSGTHDQPPQEWFDSLTEIERNALGREVDTEYDAIVLAEAGLIRSGLSHQIDFHRLPLQEFIPAPGQGVLAVTALKGKTADAIYSTVDHSPSRVTSTVERSILAELGGGCVAPIGVYARLQGEYVNVSVRVLSRDGTEEVADSRDLPVERHAKAAREFGAALRERGAADLIEQARRDDIRIPAREE; encoded by the coding sequence ATGACCACGCGCACTGTCCGGCTGGCGACGCGGGGCTCATCACTCGCGCTCCGTCAGGCGAACGAGGTGAAAACCGCGCTCGAAACTCGTCGACGATCTGTCGAACTCGTCGAGGTGGAGACGAAAGGCGATCAGATCCGTGATGAACTCATTCACCGGCTCGGGCAAACGGGTGCGTTCGTCCGCAGTCTCGACGAACAAGTGATGTCGGGAGATCTCGATGGTGCTGTCCATTCGATGAAAGACATGCCAACGGAGATCCCCGATGAACTCATCGTCGCTGGGGTCCCTGAGCGCACACGTCCGAATGATGTTCTTCTTACTCCCAATGGTCTGACACTCGATAATCTTCCGAACGAAGCGGTCGTTGGGACATCGAGTCTCCGACGAACAGCGCAGTTGCTCGCAAGACGCCCTGATCTCACGGTAAAACCGCTTCGCGGCAATGTGGATACCCGCGTCAAAAAGCTACTTGCCCCATCGCTTCAACGCGAACACGAACGCCGTCTCGAAGAGACGGACACGGACAACGAGGACGGCGAGAGTGATTCTGAGAACGCGGGGAGTGGAACACACGACCAGCCACCACAGGAGTGGTTCGACTCGCTCACGGAGATCGAACGAAATGCGCTCGGACGCGAGGTAGACACCGAATACGACGCCATCGTCCTCGCGGAAGCTGGTCTCATCAGATCCGGACTCTCACATCAGATCGACTTTCACCGATTGCCACTGCAGGAGTTCATCCCGGCACCGGGTCAGGGGGTGCTCGCGGTCACAGCACTCAAAGGGAAAACCGCAGACGCGATCTACTCCACTGTCGACCACTCTCCCTCACGAGTGACTTCGACAGTCGAGCGCAGTATCCTCGCTGAACTCGGCGGCGGTTGTGTTGCGCCAATCGGCGTCTACGCCCGACTTCAGGGCGAGTACGTCAATGTCTCCGTTCGAGTACTCAGTCGAGATGGTACCGAAGAAGTGGCTGATTCGCGCGATCTTCCGGTCGAGCGTCACGCAAAAGCAGCGCGTGAATTTGGTGCAGCCCTCCGAGAGCGAGGTGCTGCCGATCTCATCGAACAGGCCAGACGAGACGATATCAGGATACCAGCCAGAGAAGAATGA
- the aglF gene encoding UTP--glucose-1-phosphate uridylyltransferase AglF translates to MDAVILAAGKGTRLRPLTDDKPKGMVEVDDKPILTHCFEQLAAIGVDAFVVVVGYRKQDIIDHYGDAFDGIPITYTHQREQNGLAHALLTVENQIDDDFVLMLGDNIFQANLQDVVTQQQTTNADAVFLTEEVPYEQANRYGVCVTNGDNEITNVIEKPEEPPSNTVMTGFYTFSPAIFHACHLVQPSNRGEYEISEAIDLLIHSGRTIEAVTMNGWRVDVGYPEDRDRAERLLEPDTQCEDNI, encoded by the coding sequence ATGGACGCTGTCATCTTAGCTGCTGGAAAAGGAACTCGTCTCCGTCCTCTGACTGATGACAAACCCAAGGGGATGGTCGAAGTCGACGACAAGCCAATTCTTACGCACTGCTTCGAACAGCTGGCGGCGATTGGCGTCGATGCGTTTGTTGTCGTGGTTGGGTACCGCAAGCAAGACATCATCGACCATTACGGGGATGCATTCGACGGAATTCCGATCACCTACACCCATCAACGCGAACAGAACGGGCTTGCCCACGCGTTACTCACCGTCGAAAATCAAATTGATGATGATTTCGTATTGATGCTCGGCGATAATATTTTTCAAGCGAATCTACAGGACGTCGTCACCCAACAGCAGACAACCAATGCCGACGCCGTGTTTCTCACTGAGGAAGTCCCGTACGAGCAAGCGAATCGGTACGGTGTGTGTGTGACCAACGGCGACAACGAAATTACAAACGTGATCGAAAAGCCCGAAGAGCCTCCATCGAACACGGTGATGACCGGCTTCTATACCTTCTCTCCTGCGATCTTCCATGCCTGTCACCTTGTTCAGCCATCTAATCGTGGTGAGTATGAGATTAGCGAGGCCATCGATCTGCTGATTCACAGCGGTCGGACAATCGAGGCAGTAACGATGAATGGCTGGCGTGTTGACGTTGGGTATCCTGAAGACCGTGACAGGGCCGAACGCTTGCTCGAACCAGACACACAGTGCGAAGATAACATTTGA